AATCAATAGGATATTGGTAGAAAGAACCACACTTGTCGTTGCTCATCGTTTGAGCACTGTAAGGAATGTTGACTGCATCACAGTCGTTCATCAAGGGAAAATAGTCGAACAAGGTTAGAATCTCTTGAATATGCATTAATTTTCCCATTCTATGATATGTTTATTGTCAGCCTATGATGATTCATTCACCACACAAAAATATCCTATATGTGCAGGTCCACATCATGCATTGGTAAAGGATCCCAATGGAGCTTACTCCCAGCTTATTAGGCTACAAGAAACTCGTGGTGATGAAAGACGTAAAATACAGGATTCCGAAGTGCCCAATTCCTTATCAAAAAGCACTAGTTTGTCAGTTAGACGGTCAATGACTAATGTTTCTTTTGGCAATAGCAACAGACACTCCTTCAAGAACACATTAGGACTATCAGTTGAGTTGCATGAGGATGCAATCACAGATGAACAGAACAATGAGGACCTTCCCGATGGGATGACCCTTCAGAAAGAAGCAGTTGGACGCCTTTTTTATCTTAACAAACCGGAGGTACCATTTTTTCTGCTCGGCGCTATAGCAGCATCAGTGCATGGAGTCATTTTGCCATTGTACGGCCTACTAATGTCTGGCAGTATAAAATCATTCTACGAGCCACCAGATAAGCTGCGAAAAGATTCTAGCTTTTGGGCATTGATATTTGTAGTTCTGGGGATTGCATCTTTCATTGCAATCACAGCAGAATATCTTTTGTTTGGAATTGCTGGTGGCAAGCTTATAGAGCGTGTTCGTACTCTGTCATTTCAAAATATTGTGCATCAGGAAGTTGCTTGGTTTGATAATCCCTCAAATTCCAGGTACCATATTCAAATGATCTCAGTTATTTTATCTTCTTGTGCATAGATCTACACAGATACTAAGATTCTGCTTTATCACTTACAGTGGTGCACTTGGTACACGACTCTCAGTTGACGCATTAAACGTTCGGCGCTTAGTAGGAGATAACCTGGGCCTTATAGTACAGTTTGCATATGAGAATTAACAATCATTGGATGTTTTTCAGGTTTTCCTTGTCTTAGTTTTGGCAACTCTTGGGGTTTCGCAGGCAAGTGCATTGGCATGTAATGCGACAAAAGCAAAGGATTCAGCCATTTCTGTTTTCAGTATTCTAGATCGGAAGTCAAAAATCAATACAAATAGCGATGAGGGCATGATGCTGGAAAATGTCACTGGCGACATTGAATTCAGTAATGTCAGTTTCAAGTACCCATCACGGCCTGATGTCCAAATATTCAGTGACTTTACTTTGCACATTCCTTCCAGAAAGGTACGATTTGCAATCTTTTGTAGTCTTGTTTAATTGTTGCGCCCAATTGTTTTCATTCGGATAACTAACTTTATGTGCCACCTCTTAGCATAGTACCAAGAATAATACTTAAAATAGGTGATGCATGATCTAGTTGCAGTGTTATCATATATAGGAAGCTTTCAGCTGATTTATTTCGCATATGATGATTGACAACCACAAAAACTGCTATGTTGAAACCTTTTCCTTCCCTTTTCAGACCATAGCACTAGTTGGAGAGAGTGGTAGTGGAAAGTCCACAATAATTTCTTTACTGGAGCGTTTCTATGATCCTGATTCTGGTAGTATCTCAGTAGATGGAGTCGAGATTAAGAGCCTGAAAATTAGCTGGTTAAGGGATCAGATGGGGCTGGTAGGCCAGGAGCCAGTTCTTTTCAACGACACAATCCGTGCAAACATAACATACGGGAAACACGGGGAGGTGACAGAGGAAGAGGTTACGGGTGTGGCCAAGGCAGCAAATGCTCATGAGTTTATATCAAGCTTGCCACAGGGATACGACACTCTGGTTGGCGAGAAAGGAGTGCAACTATCTGGTGGACAGAAGCAGCGGGTAGCCATCGCAAGGGCCATTATAAAGGACCCGAAGATACTACTGCTTGACGAGGCGACCAGCGCCCTGGACGCGGAATCAGAGCGCATCGTTCAGGACGCGTTGGATCGAGTCATGGTGAGCAGGACCACCATAGTGGTGGCGCACCGCCTCTCCACAATCAAAGGGGCTGATGCGATTGCGGTCCTCAAGGAAGGCAAAATTGCAGAAAAGGGAAATCATGAGGCCCTGATGCGGATCCAGGATGGAGTCTATGCTTCGCTAGTAGAACTTCGCTCAAATTCCAAGTAGAACTGTGTATATTTGACATTCATTATTTTCCTTTTGattcttactactccctccgtaccaaaatataagacgtatttgaactacaaaaacgtcttatattttggtagaGGGAGTACATCCGTTTGTTCCTAGTACAATTATTTTGCCAGGCAATACAGTGTTTTGTGATTTGAGAAGTGAATGCAACATGGTTACCCGTATGCAAGCCGACATCAATAAATAATTGCTTTTAAATACTAACTAAAAACTGCAGCAGTATTGGTAGTCTGATAGAAGAACGCCTAGAGAAGAGACAGGATTTCGAGCTCTGACCCTTCAAAAAATCTAGATCTGAGCATCTACTTCACAAAAACTGCAGGTTCTAGGCAAAGGATTCGCACGCAGCAGTAGGGATAGTCGTCTTGCGGCATACCAAATGACTACGAACACACAGGTTTCTTCAAAAGGGCGACAACGTCGGCTAAACTGATAAGCGCGCCTACCTCTGGGATGCGCGCGTTCTGAAACAGGAAAACCCAGAATCCATGCAAATTTTAGAGCACCGCTTACCTCTGGGCCGGACGGCGACCGCGCTGCTGCCGTCGGCCGCGCCGCCATCTTCACCGGCGAGTTGGAACTCTTTCCGCGGGCTGGGGTGGGCTGGGGTGGGCCGAAATGGACCTGCATAACTCAGGGCATCTCTGGCCTTAGACCGGTTAAAGGAGTAAAAAGTTTAGTACTCGGCCCGCGGAGGAGTAAAAATACTCGGACTCGAGGCGGCCGAGTAAAATCTCGTTGCTCCCCTCCAACCCCGAATCCGTCACCGCTGCCACATCCAACCCCAACCCCCGGTCCGCGCCACCACCAGCTCAGCCCCGGGCCGCCGCCGAAGCCGCGCGTCCCACCCCTAGGCTGCCGCTGCCGGATTTCACCAATCTGGTCGAGCTCTCGCGGTTGCCATGGCGGATTTGGGGCTCTGGAACCAGTGACGGACATGGCGGCGGGCTGCGGAATTGGGTCAGCCATGCGCGCGCTTGCACCGGAATTCTACTCCGCCACGCAGTGCGGCCATCGCCGCCGAAACCAACCTAGGGCTTCGCTTCAGCAGCGTCTAGTGGTGTTCGCCGGTGCCTAGAGGTCCGCCCCATTGCTCTGGGTCAGCTGCAGCGTCTGCTTCACCGACACTAGGCACAGGCCGCGGTTCCACAGGCTGTAGTGCTCGGGTCCTGCATCACCGATGGCAAAACAATGATGCATTTCTTCAGTACAAAAACAAGGCTATGCACTTGCTTGCGGTTTATAATTCTGTTAGAGTTTGTCATGCTCAGAATTTTAAGGCAATTTCGGAGTAGTGTGGAACTTAGCGAGAAAGGAtgaatatattcctttgtagttgAAATATACTATGTAAACTAAAATTAGAAagatttggccaaaaaaattactcgGCTAGTTTAAGGGATCGGCTAGAAACGACTAAAGCTTAGAGAAGTAAAAATACTTCGCTAAAATTCACTCGGCTGTATATTATCCTAATTTTTAGAAGATCGGCTAGAGATGCCCTGGCTCCTTAGAGCATCTATACTTCAACAAGAATGAAATATCACCCTCTATCTAAATGATATAACCACTAGCATGATACCTTTCACATTGGTAAGTCAAACCATGATGAAGACATCACGAGCAATTATACGACGACATCATCTCCACTTCGTAGCCCATCGATCTTCATTCATTGAAGTCGGGGCATTGACAGACTTTTGATGATCGCTATAGGAAAGACATAAAAAAATTATCATgaactcaacaataaaagtaaatgaCTAGTCATTACATGCCAAAAAAAACGTCAATAGTTCATACATAGATAGGGGATACACAAATGAATCAATGACTTTAGTTTGTGCGTTCATTGATCATCTTCTTCATGCGGACCAACCACTTCTTGTCTTTATCATCCAAGAGGTTCATGCCCTGCAACATGATCCTCGATTCCTCCGTCTCTCTCGCAAGCCCCAATTTCTTTCTCTCCAGAGCTCAATTCTTTGGATGGTGGCCGCTTGTTGAAGCACCCATTTTGCAACCTTCTCCTGTCTCTCCAATTCTATTTTGTTCTCGAAGTTTAACTTTTCCAGGTCGAACTCCATCTTCCCCTTTGCGCATCTATGAACATCTTGTACCtttcctccttctccacctcctttGCGGGAAAAATGCCCGTCCAAGTCGGGGACATTTTGTTTGCCGCGCCATGACGCGTGATCCTCTCCTTCTCCCACTTGTTCCCCATGACCTGCCGGTTTCTCTTCAGCACGGTTGCTTGTATGTCCGCCccatcattttcttcttcctcctcatccaaTCCAATTGATTGAGCAGAACTAACCCATcaattttcttcattttcttcatgccGCTTTCAATCTCCTCGAGGACAGTTTGCCACTTAGGTTTCCCATTCAATTTGAGCCAACAATATGACATAATGAATGCCTTCTTCTTGACTTGATGGTATAAAGCCGCCAACAAAGTTGCATGGGTTTGAACTCCGATGCCGCTTTGGTTCCGGCCAACAACATTTTTTGAGAAAACCAACGAATTTTCTCACACACTCTTGGATGGTGGACCATCTATGTTGGAGAGAGCATGGGCCACGGTTGGTATTGATTGGGTGTGGCTTCACATTGTGTTTTCGCTCATGATAAAGTTTGTGAATATTTTTCCCAATATCTCTCTCCATTTTTCTTGGTTTCACATATTGAATCCATGCTAGTGTTCAACCAACTTTCACACAACAAAACATCTTCAAATTATGGGAATGCCGAACATCTTGAATTCACTATACCTTCTTCTTTTTAGTGTGCGACGCTTTAGACGCAGAGAAATTGATATCCCTATGGTAAATTGCAAACGCTATTGACAAACGGGAAAACTTTggttttgccactctagcttttgaccactttgcttttgccactctagaatttgacatttcacttttgccactcttagtttttgacaatatatcacaattgccattccgtggcaaaagcaataaTTTTAGAGTGGCCATTGTGATACATTGTAAaaatctaagagtggcaaaagtgaaatgaaaagttATTGCTTCTGCCActgaatggcatttgtgatgtattgtcaaaaactaagagtggcaaaagtgatatgtcaaattctagagtggcataagcaaattaggcaaaagctagagtggcaaaaacaaagttttcccattgACAATATCATTTATAATGCTATGCAATATTTATTCCTACAATATGCATCACAATTTGATTATTGTCCTACAAGTTTGATCTAATGGTATGTGCAACAAATGAATCAGTGAATGCAAATTTGAAAATGGCAAAGATTGTACCTAGTCTTATTTGGGCGTTTCATCGAACAGGATGTGGGCATATACCTGGAGCTGGCATTGCCCGACGTCGCTCAATGCCTTTGGAGTTGCGGTGAGtgaaggagtcctggataagggggtatccggacagccggactgtatacatcttccgaactattgaagcgtgaagatacaagactcaagacttcggcccgtgtccggatgggactctcctttgcgtggaagacaagcttggcgatccggatattatatttccttccttgtaaccgactccatgtaaaccctagctctctggtgtctatataaaccggagaggatggtccttagaaggccgatcacaattacaatcaaaccatcataggctagctcttagggttaggcctctacgatctcgtggtagatctactcttgtactactcatatcttcaatattaatcaagcaggaagtagaattttacctccatcgagagggcccgaacctgggtaaacattgtgtcccttgcttcctgttaccatcagcctaagacacatagatcgggaccccctacccgagatccgccggttttgacaccaacattggtgctttcattgagagttcctatgtgtcgtcgcttcaaggcttgatggcgccttcaatcgtcaacgacacggtccagggtgagacttttctccccggacagatctttgtgttcgggggcttcgcactgcgagccaatttgcttggtcatctggagcagatcgacagctatgcccctggccactagatcaggttcggaaacttgaactacacgacggatattcgcggagacttgatcttcgatggattcgaccctgtgccaggagcgccggatagtcacgacgagcacggcccagacctgctgtcggacaatgctcggaacatcatccctgcaatagccccttatctaaatccggaacaggttgcgttgcctaaggacggaggggtagaCCCCGCCTCGCAGGCCGCATGCTCACCGGCGGTGGAGctgaacacaggtctcacctctgtggaggcatgtaaccccggacccccggactcatatccggttgaTGGTTCCGGttcgcacaccctcgagccagtcgAGCAAGGCtaggctccggtaatggagtttaccgctgcggacatcttgcagcgctcgccctttggcgacatgctgaactcattaaagtctctctctttgtcaagaggctctgggccaaactatgtctggcctaagtgggaagcaggcgacgaaggaattcgctgcccacccaccacccacttcattgccacgatcgatgatttaaccgacgtccttgacctcggctccgaagacatcgacggtatggacgccgatgcaggagaagctccagaatctcTAGGGCGTgagactactaccttgtcacacgatatatacatggtggatacgcccaagaaggacgacATCGATAATCCGaaagataaaacacccggacaaaagccaaaacggcggcgcagacgccgctcaaagtccagcaacagtaaaaatagcgacaagagcgcaaaaAGGATTGACATACCAGTAAGTCTCAAAGGCagtaacgaccacatggacccaacgACGGAGCAGGGCGATCCAGGTCACGCCAAACCGAGTTTGGAGCAAACACCCGATCAAAATGATCAGGAGGGGcgagctcatgaaaccgccccagaacaggaacacagtccggatgacgatgcattcatcattccggacgaacaagtggaacgagacaacctccaccaaaagcttatggccacaacaagaagtctagagaagcagaagcaacagctcaaagccgcacaggaaaagctcagtcgcagatggaacaaagtgctagacactgaagaacaatatggcGACGATCGTCATaccaaaagctatccaaagcgcaagctactgccagaattcgaggacgaggccattccaccaaagaataatatgACCAGGAGACCAAACGTACCACCCCACAACCGCAACAGAACGACTACTGACGCCGCTCACGATCTGCGTGAGCATCTGGACAAGAaagccggtgcagccaggtccatctatggatctaaaggacacaccccgacgagggactatggtcacccaaacgctaaTACAAGCCAAACACCAGTTCCGAATAAACTccagacacaacaacagccgaccacATGCCACggcgcgtccagatacagaggggcttctcaccccctgtgcttcactaaagaagtactggaccatgaattcccacaaggttttaaacctgtgaacatagaggcatatgacggaacgacagacctaggggtatggatcgaggattttatcctgcatattcagatggctcgtggggatgacctccacgccatcaaataccttcccctcaagttgaagggaccagctcaacactggttgaaaagcctccccgaaaactcaattgggagttgggaggaactagaagacgctttcagggccaattttcaagggacttatgtccggcctccggatgcagacgatctaagtcacataatccaacagcccggagagtccgcccgcaagctttggaatagattcctgactaagaagaatcaaattgtcgactgtccggacgc
Above is a window of Triticum aestivum cultivar Chinese Spring chromosome 6B, IWGSC CS RefSeq v2.1, whole genome shotgun sequence DNA encoding:
- the LOC123138999 gene encoding ABC transporter B family member 11: MDATAEARSGEGASHGGEQEKDDQTEKKVSLLGMFRYADSLDVLLMVVGSLGAVGNGVAGSLMLVVFGDAINSFGESTTSTVLPAVTKVVLNFVYLGIGIAVASFLQMSCWTMSGERQSARIRSLYLKSVLRQDIAFFDIEMTTGEAVSRMSSDTVIIQDALGEKGGKLVQAISAFFGGFIIAFTKGWLLTLVMLTSLPLVAIAGAVSAQLLTRVSSKRLTSYSDAADTVEQTIRSIRTVVSFNGEKKAIEMYNKFIKKAYKTAVEEGLVNGFGMGSVFCIIFSSYGLGFWYGGKLIIDKGYTGGKIVIVLFAVMTGATSLGSATPSISAIAEGQSAAYRLFETIERKPEIDSDDMSGMVLENIKGDVELKDVYFRYPARPGQLILDGLSLQVASGTTMAIVGESGSGKSTVISLVERFYDPQAGEVLIDGVNIKNLSLDWIRGKIGLVSQEPLLFMTSIKDNIIYGKENATLEEIKRSAELANAANFIDKLPNGYDTLVGQRGTLLSGGQKQRIAIARAILKDPKILLLDEATSALDVESERIVQEAINRILVERTTLVVAHRLSTVRNVDCITVVHQGKIVEQGPHHALVKDPNGAYSQLIRLQETRGDERRKIQDSEVPNSLSKSTSLSVRRSMTNVSFGNSNRHSFKNTLGLSVELHEDAITDEQNNEDLPDGMTLQKEAVGRLFYLNKPEVPFFLLGAIAASVHGVILPLYGLLMSGSIKSFYEPPDKLRKDSSFWALIFVVLGIASFIAITAEYLLFGIAGGKLIERVRTLSFQNIVHQEVAWFDNPSNSSGALGTRLSVDALNVRRLVGDNLGLILDVFQVFLVLVLATLGVSQASALACNATKAKDSAISVFSILDRKSKINTNSDEGMMLENVTGDIEFSNVSFKYPSRPDVQIFSDFTLHIPSRKTIALVGESGSGKSTIISLLERFYDPDSGSISVDGVEIKSLKISWLRDQMGLVGQEPVLFNDTIRANITYGKHGEVTEEEVTGVAKAANAHEFISSLPQGYDTLVGEKGVQLSGGQKQRVAIARAIIKDPKILLLDEATSALDAESERIVQDALDRVMVSRTTIVVAHRLSTIKGADAIAVLKEGKIAEKGNHEALMRIQDGVYASLVELRSNSK